A single genomic interval of Rhodopseudomonas palustris harbors:
- a CDS encoding efflux RND transporter permease subunit, protein MIALVRIALSRPYTFVVLALLLLIVGPLAALRTPTDIFPEIRIPVIGVVWQYTGLPPDQMAGRITTPFQRALTTTVNDIEHIVANSYGGFGIVKIFFQPNVDIRTANAQVTAISQTLLKQMPPGATPPLILNYSASTVPILQLALSGEGMTEQSLADLAINQLRTPLVTVPGAAIPWPFGGKQRQIQIDLDPSALQARGLSGQDVANALAAQNLITPVGTQKIGEFEYIIQLNNSPLKIEELGNLPIKAVGGAMVYIRDVASVRDGNPPQTNIVHVDGNRSVLMMVLKAGAVSTLDIIAGIKQKIIDVKGAMPESLKIALIGDQSVFVRGAITGVAVEGVIAALLTSVMILLFLGSWRSTIIIAVSIPLSVLGAIICLSAIGETLNIMTLGGLALAVGILVDDATVTIENINWHLEQGKEVEPAILDGANQIVTPAFVSLLCICIVFVPMFFLQGVARYLFVPMAEAVMFAMAWSFLLSRTLVPTMAKYLLKPHVHHDSLSGRKPSRNPLVRFQQAFEGVFARFRHGYGDLLTLAMGHRRAFVAGFLGVVALSFALVPYLGRNFFPSVDAGQILMHVRTQVGTRIEETANQLAEVQKAIRKIIPPDQIETLTDNIGMPISGINLTYNNTGVIGTQDADIQIKLKGEHRPTEQYVKILREQLPRQFPGMTFAFLPADIVSQILNFGAPAPIDLQIRGANLPANFDYAGKLLAKTKRIPGVADARIQQSPNNPTFNIDVDRTRAQYVGLTERDVTNSLVVNLAGSSQVAPTYYLNPENGVSYSIVMQTPQYHVDSLSKLETIPVSASGAAAAGAPILGGLAEIKRSAGNAVVSQYDIQSIVQIFATTQGRDLGAVAADIRKVIDETKAEVPKGSSVVLLGQVETMNSAFAGLLFGLLGAIVLIYLLIVVNFQSWADPFVIITALPAALAGIVWMLFATGTTLSVPALTGAIMCMGVATANSVLVISFARERYAVLGDPVQAALESGFVRFRPVLMTALAMIIGMAPMALGLGEGGEQNAPLGRAVIGGLLFATFATLMFVPVVFCMVHKKQPASDAEPAPEMSHAH, encoded by the coding sequence ATGATCGCGCTGGTCCGCATCGCACTAAGCCGGCCGTACACGTTCGTGGTGTTGGCGCTGCTGCTGCTGATCGTCGGCCCGCTGGCGGCGCTCCGTACCCCGACCGACATCTTCCCTGAAATTCGTATCCCGGTGATCGGTGTCGTCTGGCAGTACACCGGCCTGCCGCCGGATCAGATGGCGGGACGTATCACCACGCCATTCCAGCGTGCGCTCACCACCACGGTGAACGACATCGAACACATCGTGGCGAACTCCTATGGCGGGTTCGGCATCGTCAAGATCTTCTTCCAGCCCAACGTCGACATCCGCACCGCGAATGCGCAGGTCACCGCGATCTCGCAGACGCTGCTCAAGCAGATGCCGCCCGGCGCAACGCCGCCGCTGATCCTGAACTACTCCGCCTCCACCGTGCCGATTCTACAGTTGGCGCTGTCGGGCGAGGGGATGACGGAACAGAGCCTCGCCGACCTCGCCATCAATCAGCTTCGTACTCCGCTGGTGACGGTGCCCGGCGCGGCGATCCCGTGGCCGTTCGGCGGCAAGCAGCGCCAGATCCAGATCGATCTCGATCCCAGCGCGCTGCAGGCGCGCGGGTTGTCGGGCCAGGATGTCGCCAACGCGCTCGCAGCGCAGAACCTGATCACCCCGGTCGGCACCCAGAAGATCGGCGAGTTCGAATACATCATCCAGCTCAACAACTCGCCACTGAAGATCGAGGAGCTCGGCAACCTGCCGATCAAGGCGGTCGGCGGCGCGATGGTCTATATCCGCGACGTCGCCTCGGTGCGTGACGGCAATCCGCCACAGACCAACATCGTGCATGTCGACGGCAACCGTTCGGTGCTGATGATGGTGTTGAAGGCCGGCGCGGTGTCGACGCTCGATATCATTGCCGGCATCAAGCAGAAGATCATCGACGTCAAGGGTGCCATGCCCGAGTCGCTGAAGATCGCGCTGATCGGCGATCAGTCGGTGTTCGTCCGCGGCGCCATCACCGGAGTCGCCGTCGAAGGGGTGATCGCGGCCCTGCTGACCAGCGTGATGATCCTGCTGTTCCTGGGCAGCTGGCGATCGACCATCATCATCGCGGTATCGATCCCGCTGTCGGTGCTCGGCGCCATCATCTGCCTGTCGGCGATCGGCGAGACTCTGAATATCATGACGCTCGGCGGCCTCGCGCTGGCGGTCGGCATCCTGGTCGACGACGCCACGGTGACGATCGAGAACATCAATTGGCACCTGGAACAGGGCAAGGAGGTCGAGCCCGCGATTCTCGACGGCGCCAACCAGATCGTGACGCCGGCCTTCGTCTCGCTGCTATGCATCTGCATCGTGTTCGTGCCGATGTTCTTCCTGCAGGGCGTCGCGCGCTATCTGTTCGTGCCGATGGCCGAAGCGGTGATGTTTGCGATGGCCTGGTCGTTCCTGCTGTCGCGCACGCTGGTGCCGACGATGGCGAAGTATCTGCTGAAGCCGCACGTCCATCACGACAGCCTTTCGGGGCGGAAGCCGTCGCGCAATCCGCTGGTGCGCTTTCAGCAGGCGTTCGAAGGCGTGTTCGCCCGGTTCCGTCACGGCTATGGCGATCTGCTGACGCTCGCGATGGGGCATCGCCGGGCATTCGTCGCCGGCTTCCTCGGTGTGGTCGCGCTGTCGTTCGCGCTGGTGCCGTATCTCGGCCGCAACTTCTTCCCGTCGGTCGATGCGGGCCAGATCCTGATGCATGTCCGCACTCAGGTCGGCACCCGGATCGAGGAAACCGCCAACCAGCTCGCCGAGGTGCAAAAGGCGATCCGCAAGATCATTCCGCCGGACCAGATCGAGACCCTGACCGACAACATCGGTATGCCGATCTCGGGCATCAATCTCACCTACAACAACACCGGCGTGATCGGCACCCAGGATGCCGACATCCAGATCAAGCTGAAGGGCGAGCACAGGCCGACCGAACAGTATGTGAAGATCCTGCGCGAGCAACTGCCACGGCAGTTCCCCGGGATGACCTTCGCGTTTCTGCCGGCCGATATTGTCAGCCAGATCCTCAATTTCGGCGCGCCGGCGCCGATCGACCTGCAGATCCGCGGCGCCAATTTGCCGGCGAATTTCGATTACGCTGGCAAGCTGCTGGCCAAGACCAAGCGCATCCCGGGCGTCGCCGATGCCCGCATTCAGCAGTCGCCAAACAACCCGACCTTCAACATCGATGTCGACCGCACCCGCGCCCAATATGTCGGCCTGACCGAGCGTGACGTCACCAACAGCCTCGTCGTCAACCTTGCCGGCTCGTCCCAGGTGGCGCCGACCTATTATCTCAATCCTGAGAACGGCGTGTCGTATTCGATCGTGATGCAGACGCCGCAATATCACGTCGATTCGCTGAGCAAGCTCGAGACCATTCCGGTGTCGGCCTCAGGTGCGGCCGCGGCAGGCGCGCCGATCCTCGGTGGCCTTGCCGAGATCAAGCGCTCCGCCGGCAATGCCGTGGTGTCGCAATACGACATCCAGTCGATCGTGCAGATCTTCGCCACCACGCAGGGGCGTGACCTCGGCGCGGTGGCGGCCGATATCCGCAAGGTGATCGACGAGACCAAGGCCGAGGTGCCGAAGGGCTCTTCGGTGGTGCTACTCGGCCAGGTCGAGACTATGAATAGCGCGTTTGCTGGGCTGTTGTTCGGCCTGCTCGGCGCGATCGTGCTGATCTATCTGCTGATCGTGGTGAACTTCCAATCGTGGGCCGACCCGTTCGTGATCATCACGGCTCTGCCGGCTGCACTCGCCGGCATCGTCTGGATGCTGTTCGCGACCGGCACGACGCTGTCCGTGCCGGCGCTCACCGGCGCGATCATGTGCATGGGCGTTGCCACCGCAAACAGCGTGCTGGTGATCTCGTTTGCGCGCGAGCGCTATGCGGTGCTCGGCGATCCGGTGCAGGCCGCGCTGGAGTCCGGCTTCGTCCGGTTCCGTCCGGTGCTGATGACGGCGCTGGCGATGATCATCGGCATGGCGCCGATGGCGCTGGGCCTCGGCGAGGGCGGCGAGCAGAATGCGCCGCTCGGCCGCGCCGTGATCGGCGGGTTGCTGTTCGCGACGTTTGCAACGCTGATGTTCGTGCCGGTGGTGTTCTGCATGGTTCACAAGAAACAGCCGGCATCCGATGCCGAGCCTGCTCCGGAGATGTCGCATGCCCACTGA
- a CDS encoding enoyl-CoA hydratase-related protein, protein MALQFSTVTRKGPITIVTLSRPEVYNALHTDAHYELEGVFNEFAADPEQWVAIVTGAGDKAFCAGNDLKWQASGGKRGWGESGFGGLTSRFDCDKPIIAAVNGVAMGGGFEIALACDLIIAAENATFALPEPRVGLAALAGGLHRLPRQIGLKRAMGMILTARHVKAQEGYELGFVNEVVPQGEALAAAERWAETICTVSPMSIRASKQTLSRGLEVSLPRAIAEQRDYPAVKAMVASQDYIEGPKAFSEKRKPNWSGK, encoded by the coding sequence ATGGCGCTGCAATTTTCCACCGTGACCCGCAAGGGCCCGATCACCATCGTCACGCTGTCGCGGCCCGAAGTGTACAACGCGCTGCATACCGATGCGCACTACGAGCTCGAAGGCGTGTTCAACGAGTTCGCTGCCGATCCCGAGCAGTGGGTGGCGATCGTCACCGGCGCCGGCGACAAGGCGTTCTGCGCCGGCAACGATCTGAAGTGGCAGGCCTCCGGCGGCAAGCGCGGCTGGGGGGAGAGCGGCTTCGGCGGCCTGACCTCGCGGTTCGATTGCGACAAGCCGATTATCGCTGCCGTCAACGGCGTCGCGATGGGCGGCGGTTTCGAGATCGCGCTTGCCTGCGACCTGATCATCGCTGCGGAGAACGCAACCTTCGCGCTGCCGGAGCCGCGCGTCGGCCTCGCGGCGCTGGCCGGCGGCCTGCACCGCCTCCCCCGCCAGATCGGGCTGAAGCGCGCGATGGGCATGATCCTCACCGCCCGCCACGTCAAGGCGCAGGAGGGCTATGAGCTCGGCTTCGTCAACGAAGTCGTGCCGCAAGGCGAGGCGCTCGCCGCGGCGGAACGCTGGGCCGAAACCATCTGCACCGTCTCACCGATGTCGATCCGCGCCTCGAAGCAGACGCTGTCGCGCGGCCTCGAAGTGTCACTGCCGCGAGCGATCGCCGAGCAGCGCGACTACCCGGCAGTGAAAGCCATGGTCGCCTCGCAGGACTACATCGAAGGCCCGAAAGCGTTCTCCGAAAAGCGCAAGCCGAACTGGAGCGGGAAATAG
- a CDS encoding acetyl-CoA acetyltransferase, with translation MPTTLPPERIPVIAGVGEIADHPKDIAQGLEPLALLEAAVQRTGDDSAASLLPQIDSLDVVNFLSWRYHAPAEQLATRLGIAPRHCFYGPVGGESPIRFIHEAALRIARGEAQVAVVCGAEAQSTATKAARAKIDLPWTPFAHDAPEPKRGAAFQQPIASTLGVARPITVYPLYEAATAAHWGQTPRQALDESGVLWSRYAAAAERNPNAWIKRAFAPNEITTPSSDNRLIAWPYTKLMVANPSVNLGAAVLLTSLAKARAAGIPEDKLIYIHGGASAEEPRDYLARDQFVQSHAQNAVLETIKAMVGGDGRAFDAIELYSCFPVVPKMARRTLGLGDDVEPTVTGGLTFFGAPLNTYMTHAACAMVRRLRDGAKLGLLYGQGGFVTKHHGLIVSRTPPQQPLSEDVSVQAKADAAYGVVPRFVTEASGDGTVETFTVIYDGRGEVQHGVVMLRTVDGARALARVPAQDQATLAFLTNMDCSPVGTRGPIVTAADGVLEWRSAG, from the coding sequence ATGCCGACCACGCTCCCGCCCGAACGCATTCCCGTCATCGCCGGTGTCGGCGAAATCGCCGACCACCCCAAGGACATCGCGCAAGGGCTGGAGCCGCTGGCGCTGCTCGAAGCCGCCGTGCAACGCACCGGCGACGACAGCGCCGCGAGCCTGCTGCCGCAGATCGACTCGCTCGACGTCGTCAACTTCTTAAGCTGGCGCTACCACGCGCCGGCCGAACAACTCGCGACACGGCTCGGCATCGCGCCGCGTCACTGTTTCTACGGTCCGGTCGGCGGCGAGAGCCCGATCCGCTTCATCCACGAAGCCGCGCTGCGGATCGCCCGCGGCGAAGCACAGGTCGCCGTGGTCTGCGGCGCCGAGGCGCAGTCGACGGCGACCAAAGCTGCGCGAGCCAAGATCGACCTGCCGTGGACGCCGTTCGCCCATGACGCACCGGAGCCGAAGCGCGGCGCGGCCTTCCAGCAGCCGATCGCTTCGACCCTCGGGGTCGCAAGGCCGATCACGGTATATCCGCTGTACGAAGCCGCCACCGCTGCGCATTGGGGCCAGACACCGCGGCAGGCACTGGATGAGTCCGGCGTGCTGTGGTCGCGCTACGCAGCGGCGGCGGAACGCAATCCGAATGCTTGGATCAAGCGTGCCTTCGCGCCGAATGAGATCACGACGCCTTCATCCGACAATCGGCTGATCGCCTGGCCCTACACCAAGCTGATGGTCGCCAATCCGAGCGTCAATCTCGGCGCCGCGGTGCTGCTGACCTCGCTGGCGAAAGCGCGCGCAGCCGGCATCCCCGAGGACAAGCTGATCTATATCCACGGCGGCGCCTCTGCCGAAGAGCCGCGTGACTATCTCGCCCGCGATCAGTTCGTGCAGAGCCACGCCCAGAATGCGGTGCTGGAGACCATCAAGGCGATGGTCGGTGGCGACGGCCGCGCGTTCGACGCAATCGAGCTGTATTCGTGCTTCCCAGTGGTGCCGAAGATGGCGCGGCGGACGCTCGGTCTCGGCGACGACGTCGAGCCGACGGTGACGGGCGGCCTCACCTTCTTCGGCGCGCCGCTCAACACCTACATGACCCATGCCGCCTGCGCGATGGTCCGCCGCCTGCGCGACGGCGCCAAGCTCGGCCTGCTGTATGGCCAGGGCGGCTTCGTCACCAAGCATCATGGCCTCATCGTTTCGCGCACCCCACCGCAGCAACCGTTGAGCGAAGACGTCAGCGTGCAGGCGAAGGCCGATGCGGCCTATGGCGTCGTGCCGCGGTTCGTCACTGAAGCCAGCGGTGACGGCACCGTCGAAACCTTCACGGTGATCTATGACGGCCGTGGTGAGGTCCAGCATGGCGTGGTGATGCTGCGCACCGTAGACGGCGCCCGCGCGCTAGCGCGCGTGCCGGCGCAGGATCAGGCGACGCTGGCGTTCTTGACCAACATGGACTGCAGCCCGGTCGGCACCCGCGGCCCGATCGTCACGGCAGCCGATGGTGTGCTGGAGTGGCGTAGCGCCGGTTAG
- a CDS encoding efflux RND transporter periplasmic adaptor subunit, translated as MPTDQPPRRSRRGLGIAGVVLGCGAVAIVVTGISAREKSSAELRTWTDEQAISSVAVTRPDGKAPTATLDLPGRLEAYSRAPIYARVSGYVKSWSADIGAKVKAGEVIAEIEAPDLDQQLLQARADLASQQASAKLSEATLNRRKTLVASNFVSAQEIDERTADLAAKKAAVNSGQANVERLEALAGYKKITAPFDGIVTERNTDVGALINAGSSSGPAMFVVSDIAKLRVYVNVPQNYAPLVRIGGKAVIALPEYPGRTFPATVEASSQAVDVASGTMRIQLGLDNAKGELMPGGFANVKLALVRDSAPLHIPASALIFNRSGLRVATVGPDDRVQLKPVTIARDLGREIELSAGLTAEDRIIIAPPDGIANGEKVRVVADDAAKAGKPTASEKQDVKG; from the coding sequence ATGCCCACTGATCAACCGCCGCGTAGATCCCGTCGCGGTCTCGGCATCGCCGGGGTGGTGCTCGGCTGCGGTGCGGTCGCGATTGTCGTCACCGGGATCAGCGCCCGCGAGAAGAGCAGTGCCGAACTGCGAACTTGGACCGACGAGCAGGCGATCTCGAGCGTCGCGGTGACGCGGCCCGACGGCAAGGCGCCGACCGCTACGCTCGATCTGCCGGGACGGCTCGAAGCCTATTCGCGCGCGCCGATCTACGCCCGCGTCTCCGGCTACGTGAAGAGCTGGAGCGCCGATATCGGCGCCAAGGTGAAAGCCGGTGAGGTGATCGCCGAGATCGAGGCGCCGGATCTCGATCAGCAATTGCTGCAGGCCCGTGCCGATCTCGCCAGTCAGCAAGCGAGTGCGAAGCTGTCGGAAGCGACACTGAACCGGCGCAAGACGCTGGTGGCGTCGAACTTTGTCTCGGCGCAGGAGATCGACGAACGCACCGCCGACCTCGCAGCCAAGAAGGCGGCGGTCAATTCCGGCCAGGCCAATGTCGAGCGGCTCGAAGCGCTCGCCGGCTACAAGAAGATCACTGCACCGTTCGACGGAATCGTCACCGAGCGTAACACCGACGTCGGCGCGCTGATCAATGCCGGTTCGAGCTCAGGGCCCGCGATGTTCGTGGTGTCGGACATCGCGAAGCTGCGCGTCTACGTCAACGTTCCGCAAAACTACGCGCCGCTGGTGCGGATCGGCGGCAAGGCGGTGATCGCGCTGCCCGAATATCCGGGCCGCACCTTCCCGGCGACGGTTGAAGCGTCCTCACAGGCGGTGGACGTCGCCTCCGGCACGATGCGGATTCAACTCGGGCTCGACAACGCCAAGGGCGAACTGATGCCGGGCGGCTTCGCCAATGTGAAGCTCGCGCTGGTCCGCGATTCTGCGCCGCTGCACATTCCCGCCTCTGCGCTGATCTTCAACCGTAGCGGGCTGCGTGTTGCGACGGTCGGCCCGGATGATCGCGTGCAGCTCAAGCCGGTCACCATCGCACGCGACCTCGGGCGCGAGATCGAGCTGTCCGCCGGTCTCACCGCCGAGGACCGCATCATCATCGCGCCGCCGGACGGCATCGCCAACGGCGAGAAGGTGCGCGTGGTCGCCGACGATGCTGCGAAGGCCGGGAAGCCGACGGCCTCGGAGAAGCAGGACGTGAAGGGGTAG
- a CDS encoding DUF6285 domain-containing protein — MQDEPRPDELIKAVADFLREQIVPQISGHAAFKLRVGINALDLVTRQLALSGESDAEEHASLKALFSHDGSLFNLNAELADRIASGAVDLSTPGVKDHLWRTTLAKLAVDQPNYASYRREVERCSD, encoded by the coding sequence ATGCAGGACGAACCTAGGCCGGACGAACTGATCAAGGCGGTGGCGGACTTTCTGCGCGAGCAGATCGTCCCGCAGATATCAGGCCACGCCGCATTCAAGCTGCGGGTCGGCATCAACGCGCTCGATCTGGTGACGCGGCAACTGGCGCTGTCGGGCGAGAGCGACGCCGAAGAACACGCCAGCCTGAAGGCGCTGTTCAGCCACGACGGCTCGCTGTTCAACCTCAATGCCGAGCTCGCCGACCGCATCGCCTCCGGCGCGGTCGATCTGTCGACGCCCGGCGTCAAGGACCATCTGTGGCGCACCACGCTGGCGAAGCTCGCCGTCGATCAGCCGAACTACGCGAGCTATCGGCGGGAGGTTGAACGTTGCAGCGATTAG
- a CDS encoding enoyl-CoA hydratase/isomerase, producing the protein MQFKHVTLDFDGPVAILKLDHQEVMNAVSIDMLGGLGEALDAIEDKRAEVRCLVITGAGRAFCTGANLQGRNSGNNMSQSGKGAGAALETAFHPFLRRLRKLHCPIVTSVNGPAAGAGMSFALMGDMILCAKSSYFLQAFRRIGLVPDCGSTWLLPRLVGKARSVELSLLGEKLPADKALEWGLVNRVYEDAELWAETMKLAHDLANGPTIALSLIRKLYWDSPENSFEEQLNLEFECQRVAGSTDDFKEGVGAFLEKRPAQFKGK; encoded by the coding sequence ATGCAGTTCAAACACGTCACGCTCGATTTCGACGGTCCCGTTGCGATCCTGAAGCTCGATCATCAGGAAGTCATGAACGCGGTGTCGATCGACATGCTCGGCGGACTCGGCGAAGCGCTCGACGCGATCGAAGACAAGCGAGCCGAGGTGCGCTGTCTGGTGATCACCGGCGCTGGCCGCGCGTTCTGCACCGGCGCGAACCTGCAGGGCCGTAACTCCGGCAACAACATGAGCCAGAGCGGCAAGGGTGCCGGCGCCGCGCTCGAGACCGCGTTCCATCCGTTCCTGCGTCGGCTGCGCAAGCTGCATTGCCCGATCGTCACCTCGGTCAACGGTCCGGCGGCCGGCGCCGGCATGAGCTTCGCGTTGATGGGCGACATGATTCTGTGCGCCAAGTCGTCGTACTTCCTGCAGGCGTTCCGCCGCATCGGTCTCGTGCCGGATTGCGGCTCGACCTGGCTGCTGCCGCGGCTCGTCGGCAAGGCGCGATCGGTCGAGCTGTCGCTGCTCGGCGAGAAGCTGCCGGCCGACAAGGCGCTGGAATGGGGCCTCGTCAATCGCGTGTACGAGGACGCCGAACTGTGGGCCGAAACCATGAAGCTGGCGCACGACCTCGCCAACGGACCGACCATCGCTCTGTCGCTGATCCGCAAGCTGTATTGGGACTCGCCCGAGAATTCGTTCGAGGAGCAGCTCAACCTCGAATTCGAATGCCAGCGTGTCGCCGGCTCGACCGACGACTTCAAGGAAGGCGTCGGTGCGTTCCTCGAAAAGCGTCCGGCGCAGTTCAAGGGCAAATAA
- a CDS encoding phosphotransferase family protein, translated as MAAAAIAGALTQSVIGWCAGATGIRDLAQLSGGASQETWSFVIERPDGDIAAILRRSPPGYGSVSGRAAGLDVEAELMRLAYEAGVPSPQVLHVLTEADALGAGFVMRRVDGETIPRKILRDAEFAEARPKLARQIGIILAGLHGIDSAALPPLRTISSTEEIGLLRDDYRSFDWPRPVFELTLRWLTDHDPGASKATTLVHGDFRHGNLIIGPDGVRAVLDWELAHRGDPMEDLGWICVNSWRFGEIDKPVGGLGSREEMFAGYEAAGGHVDEARVKFWEVMGTLRWGIMCCGMMRRFRESPDHSMERAMIGRRSSETEIDLLRLLAPRS; from the coding sequence ATGGCTGCTGCAGCTATTGCCGGCGCGCTGACGCAAAGCGTGATCGGATGGTGCGCTGGCGCGACCGGCATTCGTGATCTCGCGCAGCTCTCGGGCGGTGCGAGTCAGGAGACTTGGTCGTTCGTGATCGAGCGGCCGGACGGCGACATCGCGGCGATCCTGCGCCGCTCGCCGCCGGGCTACGGCAGCGTTTCCGGGCGCGCCGCGGGTCTCGATGTCGAGGCCGAACTGATGCGGCTCGCCTATGAGGCTGGCGTGCCGTCGCCGCAGGTGCTGCACGTTCTCACCGAGGCCGACGCGCTCGGCGCCGGCTTCGTGATGCGGCGTGTCGATGGCGAAACCATCCCCCGCAAGATCCTGCGCGATGCAGAGTTTGCCGAGGCGCGGCCGAAGCTGGCGCGGCAGATCGGCATCATCCTCGCCGGTCTGCACGGCATCGACAGCGCCGCGCTGCCGCCGCTGCGGACGATCAGCTCGACCGAGGAGATCGGTCTGTTGCGCGATGACTATCGTTCGTTCGACTGGCCGCGGCCGGTGTTCGAACTGACACTGCGGTGGCTCACCGATCATGATCCGGGCGCGTCGAAAGCGACCACGCTGGTGCACGGTGATTTTCGCCACGGCAATCTCATCATCGGTCCCGATGGTGTGCGCGCCGTGCTGGATTGGGAGCTGGCGCATCGCGGCGATCCGATGGAGGACCTTGGCTGGATCTGCGTGAATTCCTGGCGGTTCGGCGAGATCGACAAGCCGGTCGGCGGGCTCGGCTCGCGCGAGGAGATGTTCGCCGGCTACGAAGCCGCCGGCGGCCATGTCGACGAGGCGCGCGTCAAATTCTGGGAAGTGATGGGTACGCTGCGCTGGGGCATCATGTGCTGCGGCATGATGCGGCGGTTCCGGGAAAGCCCCGATCATTCGATGGAGCGCGCGATGATCGGTCGTCGCTCGTCTGAAACCGAGATCGATCTGCTGCGGCTGCTGGCGCCGCGCAGCTAA
- the otnI gene encoding 2-oxo-tetronate isomerase, whose product MPRFAANLSLMFTEHAFLDRFDAARAAGFDAVEFLFPYEVEPSAIAERLQRNRLTQVLFNLPPGDWAAGEKGFAALPDKFDELQRSLHTALPYVLATGVKRLHLLAGNADRRDAAAALAFRRSLAVAAHFFAPHGIDVLIEPLNRRDAPGYFLDDVDYAHALVREMAIANLKLQFDVYHCQILHGDVTTRLREMLPMIGHVQIASVPSRHEPDGEELNYPFLFAELDRLGYAGFVGAEYRPRGKTEDGLGWFKPYRAGT is encoded by the coding sequence GCAGCCAATCTCAGCCTGATGTTCACCGAGCACGCCTTTCTCGACCGTTTCGATGCGGCGCGGGCGGCGGGATTTGATGCGGTCGAGTTTCTTTTTCCCTACGAGGTCGAGCCCAGCGCCATCGCCGAACGGCTGCAGCGCAACCGCCTGACCCAGGTGCTGTTCAACCTGCCGCCGGGCGATTGGGCCGCCGGCGAGAAGGGATTTGCGGCGCTGCCGGACAAGTTCGACGAGTTGCAGCGCAGCCTGCACACGGCGCTGCCTTATGTGCTCGCAACCGGGGTGAAGCGGCTACATCTGCTGGCAGGCAATGCCGACCGCCGCGACGCGGCGGCGGCGCTGGCGTTTCGGCGGTCCTTGGCGGTTGCCGCGCATTTCTTCGCGCCGCACGGCATCGACGTGCTGATCGAGCCACTAAACCGGCGCGACGCGCCCGGCTATTTTCTCGACGATGTCGATTACGCTCACGCTCTCGTTCGCGAGATGGCCATTGCCAATCTGAAGCTGCAATTCGACGTCTATCACTGCCAGATCCTGCATGGCGACGTCACCACGCGGCTGCGCGAGATGCTGCCGATGATCGGCCATGTTCAGATTGCCAGCGTGCCGTCCCGGCACGAACCGGACGGCGAGGAGCTCAACTATCCGTTTCTATTCGCCGAGCTCGACCGGCTCGGTTACGCCGGCTTTGTCGGCGCCGAGTATCGTCCGCGCGGCAAGACCGAGGACGGCCTCGGCTGGTTCAAACCGTACCGCGCCGGAACCTGA
- a CDS encoding SDR family NAD(P)-dependent oxidoreductase produces the protein MSIFDLSGRVAVVTGGNGGIGLGMAQALAAAGCNVSIWGRNAVKNHAALATMANAPGKVEAQICDVTDPASVKAAMDATLKAFGRVDGCFANAGIGGGGRQAFIDRTEEQWRSMFATNLDGVFHAFQAAARHMTERAADGDPFGRLVATSSLASIFGTARNEHYAATKAAINALVRALAVELARYGVTANAILPGWIKSDMTAGVMGNDKFVANVMPRIPVRRFGEPEDFGGIAVYLMSKASSYHTADTFVIDGGYTAF, from the coding sequence ATGAGCATTTTCGATTTGAGCGGCCGCGTCGCGGTCGTCACCGGGGGCAACGGTGGTATCGGCCTCGGTATGGCACAGGCTCTGGCTGCTGCGGGCTGTAACGTGTCGATCTGGGGTCGCAACGCGGTCAAGAATCACGCCGCGCTCGCTACCATGGCAAATGCTCCCGGCAAGGTCGAAGCTCAGATCTGCGACGTCACCGATCCGGCTTCGGTGAAGGCCGCGATGGACGCGACGCTGAAGGCGTTCGGCCGCGTCGACGGCTGCTTCGCCAATGCGGGCATCGGCGGCGGCGGCCGGCAGGCTTTCATCGACCGTACCGAAGAGCAATGGCGCTCGATGTTCGCCACCAATCTCGACGGCGTGTTCCACGCCTTCCAGGCCGCGGCCCGGCACATGACCGAGCGCGCCGCCGACGGCGATCCGTTCGGCCGGCTGGTCGCGACCTCGAGCCTCGCTTCGATCTTCGGCACCGCGCGCAACGAGCACTACGCGGCCACCAAGGCGGCGATCAATGCACTGGTCCGCGCGCTCGCCGTCGAACTCGCCCGCTATGGCGTCACCGCCAATGCGATCCTGCCGGGCTGGATCAAGAGCGACATGACCGCGGGCGTCATGGGGAACGACAAGTTCGTCGCCAACGTGATGCCACGCATTCCGGTACGGCGGTTCGGCGAGCCGGAAGATTTCGGCGGCATCGCGGTGTATCTGATGAGCAAGGCATCGTCGTATCACACCGCTGATACTTTCGTGATCGATGGCGGCTACACCGCGTTCTGA